DNA sequence from the Candidatus Brocadia sp. genome:
CCTGGCGGTCTCCACCTGCATTTACGGCTTCCATGAGGATGTTTTCCGTTACCAGAAAAGGTAATTCATCTGCAAGATGGAGGCTGATAACAGAGGGATAGACGCTAAATCCGGATGCAACGTTCAAAACAATATTCAATATGCCATCAATGGCAAGAAATGCCTCGGGAACAGAAATTCTTTTGTTGGCAGAATCATCCAGCGTCCTTTCAAACCACTGGGAGGCAGCAGTAAATGCCGGATTTAAACAGTTACAGAGCACGTAACGTGCAAGGGCTGCAATCCGTTCACAACGCATAGGGTTCCTCTTATAAGCCATGGCCGATGAGCCGATCTGCTCTTCCTCAAAGGGCTCTTCTACCTCTTTCAGATGTTGAAGTAATCTCATATCGTTGGAAAACTTTTGGGAAGATTGTGCAATACCTGCCAGGCCAAAAGCTATCTGGCTGTCAATTTTCCGACTGTATGTTTGTCCTGTTACAGGATAATACCCATCAAATCCCATTTTCTTTGTGACGAGTTCGTCCAGTCTTTTAACCTTTTCTGTATCATTGTGAAAGAGTGACATAAAGCTGGCCTGTGTACCTGTGGTACCCTTTACACCGTGGAACCGTAAACCCCTGATCTTCGTCTCAATTTCCTCAATATCGAAAATATAATCCTGTATCCATAAACAAATACGTTTTCCTAACGTTGTTGGTTGGGCCGGCTGGAAATGAGTAAAACTTAAGGTTGCAAGCCCTTTGTATTTCATTGCCTGATTTGAAAGGATGCTTACGATATTTACCAGCTTCGCAAGGACAATAAGTAATCCTTCCTTCATCTGGATAAGGTCGGTATTGTCCTGTACGTAAGCACTGGTCGCACCGAGATGGATGATTGGCCTTGCCTTTGGACACTGTTCACCGTAGGCGTGGATATGCGACATAACGTCGTGTCTGAGTTTCCTCTCATACTCTCTTGCTACATCAAAGTTGATCGTGTCCTGAAAGCGTCGCATTTCATCGATCTGGTCGCTGGTAATAGCCCCTAGTCCGAGTTCTTGCTGTGCCTCAGCAAGCGCAATCCAGAGTTTCCGCCAGGTGCTAAATTTATGTTGATCAGAAAAGATGTAGCACATCTCTTTACTGGCGTATCGTTCAGAAAGTGGAGATTGATATTTGTTGTATTGGTTTTTTGGTATCATTTTTATTGTTTTGCACCCCGGAGTCCTGGTGGCAAACAGGTATTCTAATCATAAAAGGATAAAAATCAAACTGAAATAAAAAAGGCGTTGTACTTGAACAGTCAACGCCTTTTTATTTAGAAATTTCTGCTTTCAAACACAGATTATGAGAATTTTACAAATACAACATTAATGTTCGTTTCATTTGAAGGAATCCATGTCCTGGTCGTTAATGTCTGTGTCCGCAGGGAGCAGAACCTGTCTCTTCTTTCTCCTCTGGTAGTTCACCAATAACTGCATTGGTCGTTAAAAGCAGGGCGGCAATGCTTGCGCCATTTTGTAACGCTACTTTTACAACCTTTGCGGCATCGACGATACCTGATTCGACCATGTCGGTATATCTTTCACCAAAAGCGTCATAGCCATAATTGCCGGTACCTTCTTTTACCTTTTGCAGGATAACTGCGCCTTCCAGTCCGGCATTCTCAGCAATTAACTGAATTGGCCTTTCTGCAGCCGCTCTGACAATATTTACACCAATTTTTTCATCGCCCTTGACTGATATGGTATCCAATACCTTCGATGCCCTTATCAGGGCAACTCCTCCGCCCGGCAAGATACCTTCTTCAACTGCCGCCCGGGTGGCCTGTACTGCATCTTCAACACGGTACTTCTTTTCCTTCATTTCCGCCTCTGTGGCAGCTCCGACGTTAATCTGTGCAATTCCACCGGAAAGTTTTGCAAGCCGCTCCTGCAATTTTTCACGATCGTAATCAGAGGTAGTTGTATCTATCTCTGCCTTGATCTGCGAAATCCTGCCTTGAATTTCATTTTTATCACCGGCCCCCTCAATGATCGTTGTGGTATCCTTGTCGACAACTACCTTCTTTGCTCTGCCGAGATCGCTGAGTTGTATGCTGGAGAGTTGTATGCCCAAATCTTCAAACAGTGCCTTGCCTCCTGTCAGAGCAGCAATATCACCCAACATTGCCTTCCGTCTG
Encoded proteins:
- a CDS encoding adenylosuccinate lyase; its protein translation is MIPKNQYNKYQSPLSERYASKEMCYIFSDQHKFSTWRKLWIALAEAQQELGLGAITSDQIDEMRRFQDTINFDVAREYERKLRHDVMSHIHAYGEQCPKARPIIHLGATSAYVQDNTDLIQMKEGLLIVLAKLVNIVSILSNQAMKYKGLATLSFTHFQPAQPTTLGKRICLWIQDYIFDIEEIETKIRGLRFHGVKGTTGTQASFMSLFHNDTEKVKRLDELVTKKMGFDGYYPVTGQTYSRKIDSQIAFGLAGIAQSSQKFSNDMRLLQHLKEVEEPFEEEQIGSSAMAYKRNPMRCERIAALARYVLCNCLNPAFTAASQWFERTLDDSANKRISVPEAFLAIDGILNIVLNVASGFSVYPSVISLHLADELPFLVTENILMEAVNAGGDRQELHEKIRRHAMDATRKIKEEGNKNDLLERITQDPSFFKIKSRLKEIADPAKLIGRAPQQAEEFISQVVRPLLKRNNNLIDKKLIPSLNV